The Gemmatimonas aurantiaca sequence GCGCATCCTGGTGTACTCGGCGCGCTCGCGTGCCGAACGCGCCGCGGTGAACTGGGCCGAAGTGATCCGCCGGGTCGACGCGGGTATCCAGACGGATTTCCAGCCCACCGCGCAACCCGACATCCTCTGGGATGACTGGAAGCGTCTGGTGGCCCGTCTGCGTACCGCCGGTCGTCCATCCGATTTCGGTCGTCCGAGCTACTGGCTCATCGGACCGGCCGATTCCTCGAACGGGTGGAGGAACTGGGTGGCCACGGACAACGCCACGCGTCAGCCGTTCCAGATTGTCACGAAGGATCGGCGCATCCAGGGTCCCACGGGCCCGGCGTCGGTGGGCAAGTACATGGGTTACAACCAGAACACCATCTTTGCCGCCGATCGTGGCACCTACCGTTGGTCGTATTACTACTACAAGCGCAACGGAACCGATCTCACGTGGCAGACCGGTCCGCAGGTCGCCATGACGGTGACGGAGATGGATCTGCTCAAGGCTGAAGCGCTCATCCGTCTCGGACGTGCGGCCGAAGCGGTACCACTCATCAACAAGTCCCGCGTGGCCAACGGCGAACTGCCGCCGGTCACCACCGATGGTCCGCCTGATGGGCCGGGCTGCGTGCCGCGCAAGGAGAACGGTGCGTGCGGCAGCCTGTGGGATGCCCTGCGGTATGAGAAGGGCGTGGAAGGCATAGGGGTGAGCGGCGTGATCGCATTCTTCGATGCCCGCGGCTGGCAGACGTTGCCGGAGAACACGCCCATCCATCTCCCCATTCCCGGTCGCGAATTGCAGACGCTGCAATTGCCGCTCTACACCTTTGGTGGCCCCGGCGGTCAGGGCAGCGCGCCGGCGCGTGATCCGGAGCGGTGCCCGGTGAGTGGACTCACGCGGTGCCCGTAGCGGCAGTCGTGGGTTTGGGGTCGCAGGTTTGGCGGTGAACGCCAGGTGAACAACAAAGCGGGCCCGGGACAGAGTCCCGGGCCCGCTTTGTTGTTCACCACCAGACCTGCAACCAGCAACCAGGAACACAGACTATGCCGCGTAACGTCATCGCTCTTTCATCAGCGATCTGACGTCGCGTGCCCCGTGAACGACGGCGACAATTTGCAACGGTGCCGTCGCGTCGTTGTAGACGATGAAATAGGAGTGAATGCTCCAAAATCGGAGGGGACGTTCCGTCAGATCCTTTCGAGTATGGCCGATGCGTGGGTGCTCGCCCAGAAGTTCAAAAGCCTCGATGAAAGCCGCATACACGATCAGCGGCGCATCTTCACTGCGTTCCGCGAGATGCTGGATGATTCCGTCGATATCAGCTTCTGCCGCTGATGTGAGGAGATACCGAGAAGCCGTCACGCGCGCTTCTTCGAGCGGCCTTTCAAAGTGGCTTCCATGCGCGACTTGATGCGCTCCATCGCTGCCGGCCCATCGACCAGTTGACCGTTCTGGGCCTCTTGCCAGCCATGTTCGATTCTTGCGCGCGCGCCCGCGGCCCACTCGGCTTTCGATTCGTCGGCAGCCTGGAGCAACCGCAATCCGTCGCGGACCACTTCACTGGCGGACTTGTAGGTACCACCATCGACCTTCGAGGCCACGTACTCTTCGAGCTCTGGAGTGAGTGAAACATTCAAACTCACGAGGTACCTCCGGCTAGGTGTTGCCGGAGAATACCCCGAACCTCCGGGGATGTCAAAGTGTGACATTGTGCATGAGAAGACCCGACTCGCCACGAACCCGCCACCCAAACCCAAAGCGGGCCCGGGACTCTGTCCCGGGCCCGCATTGGTATCGAATAGCGGATGGTGCGTCGTGCGTGCGGTTACTGCGACACCGACTTCGCCGCCGCCGCCACATGCTCGGCCGTGATGCCGAACTTCTCGTACAGCACCTGATACGGCGCGCTGGCGCCGAAACGCTCGATGCCCACGATGGTGCCGGTATCGCCCACCCAGCGGTACCACGACATGGGATGCGCGGCTTCCACGGCCACTCGCGGCACACCGGCGGGCAGCACGTGATGGCGGTATTCGATAGGCTGCTGCGCGAACAGCTCGAGGCTCGGGCAGCTCACCACACGCGCGTGAATGCCGTGTCCCGACAACTGCTCACGCGCGGCCAGCGCGATCTCCACTTCCGAACCGCTGGCCATCAGCACCACGTTGGGCACGCGACCGGCGGCATCGGCCACGATGTAAGCGCCATGCGGGACACCGGCGCGCGCGCGGGCCGGTTCGCCGAAGTACGACAGCTTCTGCCGCGTGAGCACGATGGCCGTGGGACCACTGCGATGCCGCAGCGCGAACCGCCAGGCTTCGCTCACTTCATCGGCGTCGGCCGGACGCAGCACCACGAGATTCGGAATGCACCGCAGCGCGGTGAGATGCTCCACCGGCTGATGCGTGGGACCGTCTTCGCCGAGACCGATGGAGTCGTGCGTGAACACGTAGATGGCCTGCACGCCCATCAGCGCCGCGAGACGGATGGCGGGCCGCATGTAGTCGCTGAACACGAGGAACGTGCCGCCATACGGGATGATGCCGCCGTGCAGTCCCATGCCGTTCATGATCGCGCCCATGGCATGCTCACGGATGCCGAACGGGAAATTGCGACCGGCCGGTTCCAGCGCCGAGAAGAGCGGCGCGCCCTTCACCGTGGTCAGATTGGAGCCCGAGAGATCGGCGCTGCCGCCGATGAGTTCCGGCAGCACCGGCGCGATGGCGTTGAGCACCACGCCGCTCGCCGCACGGCTCGCCACGTTGCCACTCTTCGCGTCGAACGTGGGGAAGGCGGCGTCGAGGGAATCGGGCAGCGCGCCCCGCAGGCGACGCGTGAATTCGGCGGCCAGTTCGGGATACGCGGCGGTGTAGGCGGCCCAGCGCTGCTGCCAGTCGGCATGGGTCGTGGCGCGCGCCGCGGCGGCTTCGTGCCAGTGTGTACGTGCGGCATCCGGCACGAAGAACGGCTCGGTGCCCGGCCAGTCGTATGCCTGCTTGGTGAGCGCGATCTCGTTCGTGCCCAGCGGCTCGCCATGCGCTTTCGCGGTGTCCTGCCG is a genomic window containing:
- a CDS encoding type II toxin-antitoxin system RelE/ParE family toxin, which encodes MTASRYLLTSAAEADIDGIIQHLAERSEDAPLIVYAAFIEAFELLGEHPRIGHTRKDLTERPLRFWSIHSYFIVYNDATAPLQIVAVVHGARDVRSLMKER
- a CDS encoding type II toxin-antitoxin system ParD family antitoxin, translating into MSLNVSLTPELEEYVASKVDGGTYKSASEVVRDGLRLLQAADESKAEWAAGARARIEHGWQEAQNGQLVDGPAAMERIKSRMEATLKGRSKKRA
- the tkt gene encoding transketolase, whose amino-acid sequence is MRLAIDTVRTLAMDAVQAAESGHPGTPMALAPLAYALYAKHLRHDPAAPDWADRDRLILSVGHASMLLYGALHLAGYDLPLDEIRHFRQWGSLTPGHPEVHHTKGVETTTGPLGQGVANAVGFAVAEAHLAATFNRDGYAVVDHYTWFIAGDGCLMEGISHEAASFAGHMKLGKLIGFFDDNGITIDGSTSLTCSDDAAKRFEAYGWQVLHIADVNDLTAIDAAIAAAKADTQRPSLIITKTHIGYGSPNRQDTAKAHGEPLGTNEIALTKQAYDWPGTEPFFVPDAARTHWHEAAAARATTHADWQQRWAAYTAAYPELAAEFTRRLRGALPDSLDAAFPTFDAKSGNVASRAASGVVLNAIAPVLPELIGGSADLSGSNLTTVKGAPLFSALEPAGRNFPFGIREHAMGAIMNGMGLHGGIIPYGGTFLVFSDYMRPAIRLAALMGVQAIYVFTHDSIGLGEDGPTHQPVEHLTALRCIPNLVVLRPADADEVSEAWRFALRHRSGPTAIVLTRQKLSYFGEPARARAGVPHGAYIVADAAGRVPNVVLMASGSEVEIALAAREQLSGHGIHARVVSCPSLELFAQQPIEYRHHVLPAGVPRVAVEAAHPMSWYRWVGDTGTIVGIERFGASAPYQVLYEKFGITAEHVAAAAKSVSQ